A single window of Sphingobacteriales bacterium DNA harbors:
- a CDS encoding ABC transporter permease, whose product MAEYVHESGGPLFHIGRYILMIKRCFVSPERASMYWKETLRQMSNIGVGSLIIILLISFFIGAVFSFQFAYNLSNSMVPMYYVGYVVKEAMILELAPTVSCLILAGKVGSNLASELGTMRLTEQIDALEIMGVNTFSYLIGPKIMAAITMVPILVIISAITGIWGGMLSGDLSGYVSATDYMQGVLMSFIPKNIFVMLIKSAVFGFLLTSISCYQGFYAYGSALEIGKASTRAVVLSCIMVLFADLILAWLLL is encoded by the coding sequence ATGGCAGAATACGTTCACGAAAGCGGAGGACCACTATTTCACATAGGCAGATATATCTTAATGATAAAGCGGTGCTTCGTTAGTCCAGAAAGAGCTTCAATGTATTGGAAAGAAACACTACGCCAAATGTCTAATATAGGTGTGGGATCATTAATCATTATTTTGTTAATCTCATTTTTCATTGGGGCAGTATTCTCATTTCAATTTGCATACAATTTATCAAATTCTATGGTGCCAATGTATTATGTAGGCTATGTTGTAAAAGAAGCAATGATATTAGAGTTAGCTCCAACAGTTTCTTGCCTAATACTTGCAGGAAAAGTAGGCTCGAATCTAGCTTCTGAGCTAGGCACAATGCGACTTACAGAACAAATAGATGCGTTAGAAATAATGGGCGTAAATACATTCTCTTATTTAATAGGACCAAAGATAATGGCAGCCATTACAATGGTACCGATATTAGTAATCATTTCAGCAATTACAGGAATTTGGGGTGGTATGCTTTCGGGAGATTTATCAGGCTATGTATCTGCAACAGATTATATGCAAGGCGTCCTAATGAGCTTTATACCAAAAAATATATTTGTTATGTTGATAAAATCAGCAGTATTCGGTTTTTTATTAACTTCAATATCTTGCTACCAAGGATTTTATGCATATGGTAGCGCATTAGAAATAGGAAAAGCAAGTACAAGAGCAGTTGTACTAAGCTGTATTATGGTTTTATTTGCAGATTTAATTTTAGCTTGGTTGTTGTTATAA
- a CDS encoding SDR family oxidoreductase: MYKKYRKQKNVIDEIINLDFSGDLKIIDADISKADGVESFYSFIKENIDSVDVLINNTGVFLGGNMLNESENELMEMLNTNLLSAYRLSKKVIPSMIENGSGQIINICSVVALQGYPSGGSYAISKHALLGFTRSLREELKDKNIKVTAVHPGATLTDSWNGVDLPAERFIPVEDIADLVYSISVLSKYSVVEDIVIRPQLGDI, from the coding sequence TTGTACAAAAAGTATAGAAAGCAAAAAAATGTTATTGATGAAATCATTAATTTAGATTTTTCTGGTGATCTAAAGATAATTGATGCTGATATTTCAAAAGCTGATGGTGTTGAGTCATTTTACTCATTCATTAAGGAAAATATAGATTCAGTTGATGTTTTAATCAATAATACTGGTGTGTTTTTAGGTGGCAATATGCTTAATGAATCTGAAAATGAACTGATGGAGATGCTCAATACAAATTTGTTATCTGCATATAGATTAAGTAAAAAAGTCATTCCATCGATGATTGAGAATGGTAGTGGACAAATTATAAATATTTGCTCTGTTGTTGCATTGCAAGGCTATCCAAGTGGTGGTAGTTATGCTATAAGTAAGCATGCATTATTAGGCTTTACAAGAAGTTTAAGAGAAGAATTAAAAGATAAAAATATTAAAGTTACTGCTGTACATCCTGGTGCTACACTTACTGACTCTTGGAATGGTGTAGATTTGCCAGCTGAAAGATTTATTCCTGTGGAAGATATTGCTGATTTGGTTTATAGCATTAGTGTATTATCTAAGTATAGTGTGGTAGAAGATATTGTTATTCGTCCGCAGTTGGGTGATATTTAA
- a CDS encoding PorT family protein, with product MKKIAFLLLVALSMNTFAKKDISDKSNRIGFNLGFSANSVKFEGQTEQQTKNLTKVGGMIGLTFEHKFGKTFALETGVNFLNKGGRNKIQSNIISNGGNSSLNFYSLDVPLIAKLYIGKKKIFNINFGGYASYSYLIQLETKEDFKYTADVNKKEKNPEDGSGNKMFKPFDAGINFGAEFISRKGIGAGFKLNQGLIDATNNKFGGALNDKKYALHTGAQLYMIFKF from the coding sequence ATGAAAAAAATAGCATTCTTATTACTCGTTGCATTAAGTATGAATACTTTTGCAAAAAAAGACATCTCAGACAAGTCAAATCGTATTGGTTTTAATCTTGGATTTAGTGCAAACAGTGTAAAATTTGAAGGACAAACAGAACAACAAACAAAAAATTTAACCAAGGTTGGTGGGATGATTGGACTTACATTCGAGCATAAGTTTGGTAAAACATTTGCCTTAGAAACAGGTGTAAATTTCTTAAATAAAGGTGGTAGAAATAAAATTCAATCAAATATAATTTCTAATGGAGGAAATTCATCACTTAATTTTTATTCTCTAGATGTGCCATTGATAGCAAAATTATACATAGGTAAGAAAAAAATATTCAATATAAATTTTGGTGGCTATGCATCGTATTCATATTTAATTCAATTAGAAACTAAAGAAGATTTTAAATATACTGCAGATGTAAACAAAAAAGAAAAAAATCCAGAAGATGGAAGTGGAAATAAAATGTTCAAACCATTTGATGCTGGTATCAATTTTGGTGCAGAATTTATATCAAGAAAAGGAATTGGTGCTGGTTTTAAATTGAATCAAGGTCTAATTGATGCTACAAATAATAAATTTGGTGGCGCATTAAATGATAAAAAATATGCATTGCACACAGGTGCACAATTATATATGATTTTCAAATTCTAA
- a CDS encoding alpha-2-macroglobulin has product MTSTNPQFSVKEDKSAVVVNPLFVTNLSYTTKQQDNVFEIYVLDRKNSTPIKNATVNLLKREYDYNTRKNKYILVEKLTTNEAGFASKKIDIDKTYNYNNYFQVEIKYNTEVLAGEQTHYTYYYQEGEPTPQKNIQLFTDRSIYRPTQTIYFKGIFIESFKGENKVLKEQKVNVIFRDANYQEISRQELTTNNFGSFTGTFIAPATGLLGSMTLETSYGSKNIQVEEYKRPKFEVLFDTVKTAYNLNDTVKISGTAISYAGAVLDNATVKYTVTRVPHFPIWCWWNWRKPYMPPTAPKIISVGSTTTDINGKYTINFDAIPDLSLDKSLKPYFTYNINVDVTDINGETQSNETQVKVGYLAIDVQMQIPENIDVQKEEKISIITNNLNGQHEPTDVEVKIYSLSVPENPYKAKLWEATDEYLISEIAHQNLFPYDVYNNENNPINWEKNKLLYTFKFNTNNQKNIIFKPNELATGTYLVEFACKDKNNNLIQFSNTFNATSFNSTTENVKSFLNLKVNKSTLLPNDTLIVKINSSLKNVYAILEVKHQNSWIERKLINLNNTIQTISIPIKEEHRGGIQVKAYTILENRFHSQAQFVNVPYPTKDLKIEFQTFRDKLLPGQKETWKLKILGNNKEKVSSELLTTMYDASLDAFLPHSLGFYLQGKPITNNLSSFTANDGFGISHPNIFYSKKWHDYGNTTNQNYDRLNLFGLFLGTPYYYNIRNGKGMMLKSSMSVESAVLDYSAEEAKEAPAPTAQFDEAKKLKNVELDTVIEEKEEPKKIVPRTNLSELAFFFPQLKTDEEGNVVIEFTMPETLTKWKMLGLAHTQDLQTAQFEKSVITQKELMVVPNTPRFMREGDTIQLSSKITNLSDKILNGKITLNLIDAITGKQVNDAFRINTPTQSFIVQKGQNTAAFWKIIVPKGVDAVTYEIIAQADNFSDGEQNTIPVLSNRMLVTESLPLWVSGKDNKKYVFKKLLNNNSKTLQHQSLTLEMSSNPAWYAVQALPYMMEYPYECAEQLFSRYYANTLASHIANSNPKIKKVFEKWSNAKSDALLSNLEKNQELKNVILEESPWVRDAQNETEQKKRIALLFDLNKMANEQKAALDKLVLLQAPNGGFMWFAGMPENRFITQYIIEGIGHLNQLKIINVQTDDRIASMVDKALKYLDDRMKEDFDDIRKYDNNYIKNNHTSYFQIHYLYMRSFYSNKKIATQNQEAYNYFLSQSKQYWNDYNMYNKAMISMIMNRNNEAKVANTIIESFRQNAINSEELGMYWKALENGAWYWYEAPVETQSLLIEAFSEITKDEKSIDAMKLWLLKQKQTTSWKTTKATAEACYALLLSGSNWIESNQIVEVTVDNKKVSPTQVEEGTGYYKTKWEANEIKPSMANISIKKKDKGPAYGAMYWQYFEDIDKITSANTNLKLQKKYFVKAQTEKGAVLKEITEKTPIKVGDLITVRIELTTDRNLEYVHLKDMRSAGTEPTNVLSQYKWQDGFGYYETTKDVATHFFIDWLNKGTYVFEYTLRASLSGNFSSGITQIECMYAPEFKAHSNGQRQSIHDK; this is encoded by the coding sequence ATGACATCTACAAATCCACAATTTTCTGTAAAAGAAGATAAAAGCGCAGTTGTTGTAAATCCACTATTTGTAACAAACTTAAGTTACACTACAAAACAACAAGATAATGTGTTTGAAATTTATGTACTAGATAGAAAAAATAGTACACCAATAAAAAACGCAACAGTCAATTTACTAAAAAGAGAGTACGACTATAACACCAGAAAAAATAAATATATATTGGTTGAAAAACTAACCACGAATGAAGCAGGTTTTGCAAGTAAAAAAATAGATATTGATAAAACATATAATTACAACAATTATTTTCAAGTAGAAATAAAATACAACACAGAAGTCTTAGCTGGCGAACAAACACACTATACATACTATTATCAAGAAGGCGAACCAACACCACAAAAAAACATTCAACTTTTTACAGATAGATCAATATATAGACCAACACAAACTATCTATTTCAAAGGTATCTTCATCGAATCTTTTAAAGGAGAAAATAAAGTACTTAAAGAACAAAAGGTAAATGTAATTTTCAGAGACGCCAACTATCAAGAAATAAGTAGACAAGAATTAACAACAAATAATTTTGGCTCATTTACAGGCACATTTATTGCACCAGCTACAGGTTTGCTTGGCAGCATGACATTAGAAACTAGCTATGGCTCTAAAAACATACAAGTAGAAGAATACAAAAGACCAAAATTTGAAGTACTATTTGATACAGTAAAAACTGCATACAACTTAAATGATACAGTAAAAATTTCAGGAACTGCAATAAGTTATGCAGGAGCAGTTTTAGACAACGCAACAGTAAAATATACAGTAACACGTGTACCTCATTTTCCTATTTGGTGTTGGTGGAACTGGAGAAAACCATACATGCCACCAACAGCACCAAAAATAATTTCGGTTGGTAGCACCACAACAGACATCAACGGAAAGTACACCATAAATTTTGATGCAATACCAGATTTAAGTTTAGATAAAAGCTTAAAACCATACTTTACTTACAACATAAATGTAGACGTTACAGACATCAATGGAGAAACGCAAAGCAACGAAACGCAAGTAAAAGTTGGATACTTAGCCATAGATGTACAAATGCAAATTCCAGAAAATATAGATGTACAAAAAGAAGAAAAAATAAGCATTATAACAAATAACTTAAATGGACAGCACGAACCAACTGATGTAGAAGTAAAAATATACAGTTTGTCGGTACCTGAAAATCCATACAAAGCAAAACTTTGGGAAGCAACCGATGAGTATTTAATCTCAGAAATTGCACATCAAAATCTTTTTCCTTACGATGTGTACAATAATGAAAACAATCCAATTAATTGGGAGAAAAATAAATTATTATATACATTTAAGTTTAATACAAACAATCAAAAAAATATTATTTTCAAACCAAATGAATTAGCAACTGGAACTTATCTTGTAGAATTTGCTTGCAAAGACAAGAACAATAATCTAATACAATTTTCTAATACATTCAATGCTACTTCATTTAATAGCACAACAGAAAATGTAAAATCTTTCTTAAACCTAAAAGTGAATAAAAGTACATTGTTGCCAAATGATACATTAATAGTAAAAATCAATTCATCATTAAAAAATGTATACGCCATCTTAGAAGTTAAACACCAAAACAGTTGGATAGAAAGAAAATTAATAAACTTAAATAATACAATACAAACCATCTCAATTCCAATAAAAGAAGAACACAGAGGTGGCATTCAAGTAAAAGCATACACTATATTAGAAAATAGATTCCACAGTCAAGCACAGTTTGTAAATGTACCATACCCAACAAAAGATTTAAAAATAGAATTTCAAACATTCAGAGATAAATTATTGCCAGGACAAAAAGAAACATGGAAGCTAAAAATACTAGGGAATAATAAAGAGAAAGTATCATCTGAATTATTAACAACAATGTACGATGCTTCTTTAGATGCATTCTTACCACATTCATTAGGTTTCTATTTACAAGGCAAACCAATTACAAACAATCTAAGTTCATTTACTGCAAATGATGGATTCGGCATTAGTCATCCAAACATTTTTTATTCAAAAAAATGGCATGATTACGGCAATACTACAAATCAAAATTACGATAGATTAAATCTGTTTGGATTATTCCTAGGTACGCCATACTACTATAATATTAGAAATGGTAAAGGAATGATGCTTAAAAGTTCTATGTCTGTTGAAAGTGCAGTATTAGATTATAGCGCAGAAGAAGCAAAAGAAGCACCAGCACCAACAGCACAATTTGATGAAGCAAAAAAATTAAAAAATGTAGAATTAGACACAGTTATAGAAGAAAAGGAAGAACCAAAGAAAATAGTGCCACGTACCAATTTAAGTGAATTAGCATTCTTTTTTCCACAACTTAAAACAGACGAAGAAGGCAATGTTGTTATAGAATTTACAATGCCAGAAACATTAACTAAATGGAAAATGTTAGGCTTGGCACACACACAAGATTTACAAACAGCACAATTCGAAAAAAGTGTCATCACACAAAAAGAATTAATGGTTGTACCAAATACACCAAGATTCATGAGAGAAGGCGATACCATTCAATTGTCATCAAAAATTACAAATTTATCTGATAAAATTCTGAATGGGAAAATTACATTAAATTTAATAGATGCTATTACAGGAAAGCAAGTGAACGATGCATTTAGAATAAATACACCTACACAAAGCTTTATAGTACAAAAAGGACAAAACACAGCAGCATTTTGGAAAATAATTGTACCAAAAGGTGTTGATGCTGTAACTTATGAAATAATTGCACAAGCAGACAACTTTAGCGATGGCGAGCAAAATACAATTCCAGTATTATCTAATAGAATGCTGGTTACAGAATCATTGCCACTTTGGGTTTCAGGCAAAGACAATAAGAAATATGTATTCAAAAAACTATTAAATAATAATTCTAAAACACTACAACACCAATCATTAACCTTAGAAATGTCAAGCAATCCAGCATGGTATGCAGTACAAGCATTACCATACATGATGGAATATCCTTACGAATGTGCAGAACAATTATTCTCAAGATATTATGCCAATACTTTAGCGTCGCATATTGCAAACTCAAATCCAAAAATTAAAAAAGTATTTGAAAAATGGAGCAATGCAAAAAGTGATGCATTGCTGAGCAATCTAGAAAAAAACCAAGAATTAAAAAATGTAATATTGGAAGAATCACCTTGGGTAAGAGATGCACAAAACGAAACAGAACAGAAAAAAAGAATAGCATTGTTGTTTGATTTGAACAAAATGGCAAATGAACAAAAAGCTGCATTAGACAAATTAGTACTATTGCAAGCACCAAATGGTGGATTTATGTGGTTTGCAGGAATGCCAGAAAATAGATTTATCACACAATACATTATTGAAGGAATTGGACATCTAAATCAACTAAAAATTATCAATGTACAGACAGATGATAGAATAGCATCAATGGTAGACAAAGCATTAAAATACTTAGACGATAGAATGAAAGAAGATTTTGATGATATAAGAAAATACGATAATAACTATATAAAAAACAACCATACAAGTTATTTCCAAATCCATTATTTATACATGCGTTCGTTTTATTCTAATAAAAAAATTGCAACACAAAATCAAGAAGCATACAACTATTTCTTGTCGCAATCAAAACAATATTGGAATGATTATAATATGTATAACAAAGCGATGATAAGCATGATTATGAATAGAAATAATGAAGCTAAAGTAGCCAATACAATAATAGAATCATTCAGACAAAATGCAATCAACAGCGAAGAATTAGGCATGTATTGGAAAGCATTAGAAAATGGCGCATGGTATTGGTACGAAGCACCAGTAGAAACGCAATCATTATTAATAGAAGCATTCTCAGAGATAACAAAAGACGAAAAATCAATTGATGCCATGAAGCTTTGGTTGCTAAAACAAAAACAAACTACAAGTTGGAAAACAACAAAAGCAACAGCAGAAGCATGCTACGCATTATTATTAAGTGGAAGCAATTGGATTGAAAGCAACCAAATTGTAGAAGTAACTGTAGATAACAAAAAAGTATCGCCAACACAAGTAGAAGAAGGCACAGGTTATTATAAAACAAAATGGGAAGCCAATGAGATAAAACCAAGCATGGCAAATATTAGCATCAAGAAAAAAGATAAAGGACCAGCTTATGGTGCAATGTATTGGCAATATTTTGAAGACATAGATAAAATTACAAGCGCAAATACCAATTTAAAATTGCAGAAAAAATATTTTGTAAAAGCACAAACAGAAAAAGGTGCAGTATTAAAGGAAATCACTGAGAAAACACCAATAAAAGTAGGCGATTTGATAACAGTGAGAATAGAATTAACTACTGACAGAAACTTAGAATATGTACATCTAAAAGATATGCGTTCTGCAGGTACAGAACCTACAAATGTATTATCACAATACAAATGGCAAGATGGATTTGGCTACTACGAAACCACAAAAGATGTAGCTACACATTTCTTTATCGATTGGTTAAACAAAGGTACATATGTATTTGAATATACACTTAGAGCATCACTTTCAGGAAATTTCTCATCAGGAATAACGCAAATAGAATGTATGTATGCACCAGAGTTTAAAGCACATAGCAATGGACAACGTCAATCAATTCATGATAAATAA
- a CDS encoding DUF3089 domain-containing protein yields the protein MGRLLFLLFLLQKVAFAQVTDYAQTQNWAALPQVSNNSNWTPNTSIKNNQSIAKADVFYIHPTTDIYGLKISGNTSLDNDRVNKQTDELCIQYQASVFNAACKVYAPRYQQAVLHNFFARNSDKSKEAFNTAYQDIKAAFEYYLKNYNQGRPIVIAGHSQGSMHAARLLKDFFDGKDLHKQLVAAYLIGYPTFPNQFQYLKVAEHADSLGAIISYNAFLLGTDGSFSDAYKGAMVVNPLSWNTTNEFVDASKNLGGIKKNKNEIFPKLLGAKCGNGILEIQKPNISGYVPLLKNNYHIHDYSLFYMNIRENVEHRVNLFLNKNN from the coding sequence ATGGGTAGATTGTTATTTCTATTATTTCTTTTACAAAAAGTTGCTTTTGCACAAGTTACAGACTATGCACAAACGCAAAATTGGGCAGCATTACCACAAGTTTCAAACAACTCAAATTGGACGCCAAACACGTCTATAAAAAACAATCAATCCATAGCAAAAGCAGATGTTTTCTATATTCATCCAACAACAGATATTTATGGCTTAAAGATTTCTGGCAATACAAGCTTAGATAATGATAGAGTGAACAAACAAACTGATGAATTATGCATACAATATCAAGCAAGTGTTTTTAATGCAGCTTGCAAAGTATATGCACCAAGATACCAACAAGCAGTTTTGCATAATTTCTTTGCAAGAAACTCAGACAAATCTAAAGAAGCATTCAATACAGCATATCAAGATATAAAAGCAGCGTTTGAGTATTACCTAAAGAATTATAATCAAGGTAGACCAATTGTAATTGCAGGACACTCACAAGGTAGCATGCATGCAGCAAGATTGTTGAAAGATTTTTTTGATGGTAAGGATTTGCACAAACAATTAGTTGCAGCATATTTAATAGGCTATCCAACATTCCCAAATCAATTTCAATATTTAAAAGTTGCAGAACATGCAGACAGCTTAGGTGCAATTATTTCTTACAATGCATTTTTATTAGGCACAGATGGATCTTTTTCTGATGCATACAAAGGCGCAATGGTAGTTAATCCATTGAGTTGGAATACAACAAATGAATTTGTAGATGCATCGAAAAATTTAGGTGGAATAAAAAAAAATAAAAATGAAATTTTCCCGAAACTACTTGGCGCAAAATGTGGCAACGGAATTCTTGAAATACAGAAACCAAATATTTCAGGGTATGTACCATTATTAAAAAACAACTATCATATTCATGATTATAGTTTATTCTATATGAATATTAGAGAAAATGTAGAACATAGAGTGAATCTTTTTTTAAATAAAAACAATTAA
- a CDS encoding mechanosensitive ion channel encodes MNTIQTFLLENKSIVNIVVVAIIFTFTLAAGKFIKYTVSNLIIKKTGDEITGNFVGRIFSIIVFATGILLCLEKLGLKSFSNKILAGAGLTTFIIGFALKDIGENFLAGIVLALNKPFRVGDIIQVDSIIGEVASVTLRETTIKTNDGKDIYIPNSKLITSPLTNYTVDGFQRFELKIEIEGYTSDTNILMQNIKDVINEHKSVIEKKEKVTDVHLVQIKQQNMSFLLYYWLYDFHFNMNEEQIKTTIMLQLKDYFNQNNIKLVSIA; translated from the coding sequence ATGAATACGATTCAAACGTTTTTATTAGAAAATAAATCAATAGTAAATATTGTTGTAGTTGCAATAATTTTTACTTTTACTTTAGCTGCTGGAAAATTTATAAAATATACAGTATCAAACTTAATTATTAAAAAAACTGGTGATGAAATAACAGGTAACTTTGTTGGCCGTATTTTTAGTATAATTGTTTTTGCAACTGGTATTTTGCTTTGCTTAGAAAAATTAGGCTTAAAATCTTTTTCTAATAAAATATTAGCTGGTGCTGGATTGACAACATTTATTATTGGTTTTGCACTTAAAGATATTGGCGAAAACTTTTTAGCAGGAATTGTATTGGCGCTCAATAAGCCATTTCGTGTTGGTGATATTATACAAGTAGATAGTATAATTGGCGAGGTGGCGTCTGTTACATTAAGAGAAACAACCATAAAAACGAATGATGGCAAAGATATCTATATTCCTAATTCTAAGTTGATTACTAGTCCATTGACAAATTATACAGTTGATGGTTTCCAAAGATTTGAATTAAAAATAGAAATTGAAGGCTATACATCAGATACAAATATACTCATGCAAAACATCAAAGATGTTATCAACGAACATAAGAGTGTAATTGAAAAAAAAGAAAAAGTTACAGATGTACATTTAGTTCAAATTAAGCAACAAAACATGAGTTTCTTGTTATACTATTGGTTGTATGATTTTCATTTCAATATGAATGAAGAGCAAATAAAAACAACTATTATGTTGCAACTAAAAGATTATTTTAATCAGAATAATATAAAGTTAGTTTCTATTGCTTAG
- a CDS encoding lipoprotein signal peptidase, producing the protein MNKQRFAILFIFILIIIDQITKIYVKLNMYLGEHNYYLGDWASISFVENEGMAFGLSFGGGIGKLLLTFFRIIVVIFIAYYIRKQIQTKHANYLFVVCMSLIFAGAVGNIIDSVFYGKIFSESTPSEIATLFPAESYGTWFKGRVVDMFYFPLYNDNLPEWIPFVGGRYTEFFPYIFNVADAYITVGVAILLLFQNKILK; encoded by the coding sequence ATGAACAAACAACGATTTGCGATTTTATTTATATTTATACTAATTATAATAGACCAAATTACTAAAATATATGTAAAGCTCAATATGTATCTTGGTGAGCATAATTATTATTTAGGAGATTGGGCAAGCATCAGTTTTGTAGAAAATGAAGGCATGGCATTCGGACTTAGCTTTGGTGGAGGCATAGGCAAATTATTATTGACATTTTTTAGAATAATTGTTGTCATATTTATTGCTTATTATATTCGCAAACAAATACAAACCAAGCACGCAAATTATCTATTTGTAGTATGTATGTCCTTAATTTTTGCAGGCGCAGTAGGAAATATTATAGATAGTGTATTTTATGGTAAAATATTTAGCGAAAGCACACCTAGTGAAATTGCAACACTATTTCCTGCAGAATCATATGGAACATGGTTCAAAGGTAGAGTTGTAGATATGTTTTATTTCCCATTGTATAATGACAATTTACCAGAATGGATTCCATTTGTTGGTGGCAGATACACAGAGTTTTTTCCATACATTTTCAATGTTGCAGATGCTTACATTACAGTAGGTGTAGCTATCTTATTACTATTCCAGAATAAGATATTAAAATAA
- a CDS encoding Rne/Rng family ribonuclease has protein sequence MIRELVLHANSKGVEIALLENKKLVEYHLDAYESNDCVASNMYLGRVKKLNPALNAAFVDIGQDKDAFIHYSDLSPYVKCLKAYTDAARTTQDITSLESFSLEPLIEKDGNIEQVLEKGQLLLFQVSKEAMSTKGARLTCEISIPGRYVVLTPFNESIGISKKIVNEDERNRLHQICQQIKPKCFGVVVRTNAANISEAELQKDIQILYQKWISITKKLYLQQKEVCVYREVSKSFTIIRDLLNDTFERIVTDDDAIQSDLKRYLEEYIPDKSQLLQKHQSHTPIFEEYDISKQVKTAFGKIVTLKSGAYLIIEHTEALHVVDVNSGPKIKKDIDQETNAFNINSDAAVEIARQLRLRNLGGIIVIDFIDMKSQSNKSKLLEIMQEAMKTDKAKHVLLPISKFGLMEITRQRVKEQVSIDVSEDIVNSKAKIEEPLQIVEHIYNDLERLSNNKEKSFILFVHPFIYAFLKKGTLSFRMKWYAKTNKWIKLIQDSSLKLTDYQIQTLDGKEI, from the coding sequence ATGATAAGAGAATTAGTATTACATGCTAATTCCAAAGGTGTTGAAATTGCGCTTCTAGAAAATAAAAAATTAGTCGAATACCACTTAGATGCATATGAAAGCAACGATTGTGTTGCAAGTAATATGTATTTAGGAAGAGTAAAAAAACTAAATCCTGCCCTTAATGCAGCATTCGTTGATATAGGGCAAGATAAAGATGCTTTTATTCATTATTCAGATTTAAGTCCATACGTTAAGTGCTTAAAAGCATACACTGATGCAGCACGTACAACGCAAGACATAACATCTTTGGAGTCGTTTAGCCTAGAACCATTAATCGAAAAAGATGGTAATATAGAACAAGTTCTTGAAAAAGGACAGTTGTTGCTATTTCAAGTATCAAAAGAGGCAATGTCTACAAAAGGCGCAAGACTTACTTGCGAAATCTCAATTCCTGGTAGATATGTTGTGCTTACACCATTTAATGAATCTATAGGCATTAGCAAAAAAATAGTAAATGAAGATGAGCGAAATAGACTACATCAAATTTGCCAACAAATAAAACCTAAATGCTTTGGCGTAGTTGTTCGTACCAATGCCGCAAATATCTCAGAAGCAGAACTACAAAAAGACATTCAAATACTTTATCAGAAATGGATAAGTATTACAAAAAAGCTATATCTTCAACAAAAGGAAGTCTGTGTATATCGTGAGGTTTCTAAATCTTTTACAATAATTAGAGATTTGCTGAATGATACATTTGAACGTATAGTAACTGATGATGATGCCATACAAAGTGATTTAAAAAGATATCTTGAAGAATATATCCCAGATAAATCACAGTTGTTGCAAAAACATCAATCACATACACCAATTTTTGAAGAATATGATATCAGCAAACAAGTGAAAACAGCATTTGGGAAAATAGTAACATTAAAATCTGGTGCTTATCTAATCATCGAACACACAGAAGCATTGCACGTTGTGGATGTGAACAGTGGCCCGAAGATTAAAAAAGATATAGACCAAGAAACAAATGCTTTCAACATAAACTCAGACGCAGCTGTAGAAATTGCAAGACAATTGAGATTAAGAAACCTTGGTGGTATCATAGTAATAGATTTTATTGATATGAAATCTCAATCCAATAAAAGTAAACTATTGGAGATAATGCAAGAAGCCATGAAAACAGATAAAGCAAAACATGTCTTGTTACCAATAAGCAAATTTGGGTTGATGGAAATAACACGCCAAAGAGTGAAAGAACAAGTATCTATTGATGTTTCTGAAGATATTGTAAATAGCAAAGCTAAAATAGAAGAACCATTGCAAATTGTAGAGCATATTTATAATGATTTGGAAAGATTGAGCAACAACAAAGAAAAGAGTTTTATACTTTTTGTGCATCCTTTCATTTATGCATTTCTAAAAAAAGGCACACTTTCTTTTAGAATGAAATGGTATGCAAAAACAAATAAATGGATAAAATTAATTCAAGATAGTAGCCTGAAATTGACAGATTATCAGATACAAACGCTTGATGGAAAAGAAATATAA